Proteins co-encoded in one Zygotorulaspora mrakii chromosome 5, complete sequence genomic window:
- a CDS encoding RNA methyltransferase (similar to Saccharomyces cerevisiae YGR283C and YMR310C; ancestral locus Anc_5.7), producing MAATTNTKKQVTKNRVKKPVTKPKKSEKSRKNIKVSSKSVNYTLCIPTTILSNCKNLSQVTYAVYQVAKAAIMFNVGEIIVLDLGDNANAKNSSTSKEKLSDAMLIASLLQFFVTPPYLVNSIFKKQFRTYYKEASKLPRLTALPFVRFLGEDEARYREGLAIRMEKVANDADKSKKTKKAKEFKQTKFINIGKGTVLELKTQLVPVNVRVTVDTLEKKVVSPQEAYGDFVGAKASYGYHVRVAKSFGSIFTECSYPQGYTQAVYVNSGDYYYNEKLKKYHKLETKLPYVEKIIKQAPKPPAEMHSESNPVADPLETARPANLLLLCGKWDHVKKSFERSKDQFEGCDGPHQFFDAQLELPGAVPQGNITIPDSCMISLSIISAL from the coding sequence atGGCTGCAACAACAAATACCAAGAAGCAAGTCACAAAAAATCGCGTGAAAAAGCCTGTAACGAAGCCAAAGAAAAGCgagaaatcaagaaaaaatattaaagTTTCATCTAAATCTGTCAACTACACATTATGCATTCCAACTACTATCCTGTCCAACTGCAAAAACTTGAGTCAAGTAACGTACGCCGTTTACCAGGTTGCCAAAGCGGCCATCATGTTCAATGTGGGGGAAATTATTGTTCTTGATCTCGGAGACAATGCCAACGCCAAAAATTCGTCCACTAGCAAAGAAAAGCTTTCAGATGCTATGTTGATCGCATCTCTCCTACAGTTTTTTGTGACGCCACCTTACCTTGTGAactcaattttcaaaaaacagTTTAGAACGTATTACAAGGAGGCCTCCAAACTACCAAGGCTTACAGCATTGCCGTTCGTGCGATTCTTGGGCGAAGATGAGGCTCGCTACAGGGAGGGCCTAGCTATCAGGATGGAGAAAGTGGCTAACGATGCTGACAAGTCGAAAAAGACgaaaaaagcaaaagaattCAAACAGACCAAATTCATAAATATAGGAAAAGGCACGGTACTGGAGCTGAAGACCCAATTGGTGCCCGTGAATGTCCGAGTCACGGTTGACACTCTTGAGAAAAAAGTCGTCTCACCACAGGAGGCATACGGGGACTTTGTTGGTGCCAAGGCCTCCTATGGGTATCACGTGAGAGTAGCGAAATCCTTCGGAAGCATTTTCACCGAGTGCTCCTATCCACAAGGCTACACCCAAGCAGTCTACGTCAACAGCGGTGACTATTACTACAAcgaaaagttgaaaaaatatcacaaGCTGGAAACGAAGCTACCGTACGTCgaaaaaattatcaagCAGGCCCCCAAACCTCCCGCTGAGATGCATTCGGAATCGAACCCGGTTGCCGACCCACTCGAGACCGCCCGTCCTGCTAACCTCTTGCTACTCTGCGGCAAATGGGATCACGTCAAGAAGAGCTTCGAGCGCTCGAAGGATCAGTTCGAAGGCTGCGACGGACCCCATCAGTTCTTTGACGCTCAACTCGAATTACCCGGAGCCGTGCCCCAGGGTAACATAACTATTCCGGACAGCTGCATGATCTCCCTCTCCATCATAAGTGCTCTGTAG
- the BGL2 gene encoding glucan 1,3-beta-glucosidase (similar to Saccharomyces cerevisiae BGL2 (YGR282C); ancestral locus Anc_5.8) — MRFSTLATSLVLAATHVSAVGELAFNIGVKNNDGTCKSVSDYESELNILKDYTHTVKVYAASDCNTLQNLGPAAEAEGFQVFVGVWPNDDAHYAAEKQALQDYLPNIRSSTVAGFLVGSEALYRDDMSASDLADRINDIRSTVEGINDSQGNSYSGKQVGTVDSWNVLVAGYNAPVIQASDFVMANAFSYWQGQTMNNASYSFFDDIMQALQTIQSTKGSTDITFWVGETGWPSDGTNFESAYPSVNNARQFWREGICSMRAWGVNVIVFEAFDEDWKPNTSGTSDVEKHWGVWTSENSLKYSLDCDFS, encoded by the coding sequence ATGCGTTTCTCTACTCTCGCTACGTCTTTAGTTTTGGCTGCCACACATGTCTCCGCAGTGGGTGAACTCGCTTTCAACATTGGTGTGAAGAACAACGACGGAACTTGCAAAAGTGTGAGTGACTATGAAAGTGAATTGAACATCCTGAAGGACTACACGCATACTGTGAAGGTTTACGCAGCATCAGACTGTAATACGCTGCAGAATTTGGGACCAGCCGCAGAGGCCGAAGGCTTCCAGGTTTTTGTTGGTGTCTGGCCAAACGATGATGCTCATTATGCTGCTGAGAAGCAAGCACTACAAGATTACCTACCAAACATCAGAAGTTCGACCGTTGCCGGCTTCTTGGTCGGTTCCGAAGCGCTGTATCGTGATGACATGTCAGCTTCCGATCTAGCTGACAGGATCAACGACATCCGTAGCACAGTTGAAGGTATTAACGATTCCCAGGGTAACTCCTATTCCGGTAAGCAAGTTGGTACCGTTGATTCATGGAACGTTTTGGTTGCTGGCTACAATGCCCCAGTCATTCAAGCAAGTGATTTCGTTATGGCTAACGCTTTCTCCTACTGGCAAGGTCAAACCATGAACAACGCTTCCTACTCGTTCTTTGATGACATTATGCAAGCTTTGCAAACTATCCAAAGCACCAAGGGCTCCACTGATATTACCTTCTGGGTCGGTGAGACCGGATGGCCATCTGATGGAACCAACTTTGAAAGTGCTTACCCCTCCGTTAACAACGCTAGACAATTTTGGAGAGAAGGTATTTGTTCCATGAGAGCTTGGGGCGTCAACGTTATTGTTTTCGAAGCTTTTGATGAAGACTGGAAACCAAATACCTCAGGTACTTCAGATGTCGAAAAGCATTGGGGTGTCTGGACCTCCGaaaactctttgaaatattctCTAGATtgtgatttttcttga
- the NIP1 gene encoding translation initiation factor eIF3 core subunit c (similar to Saccharomyces cerevisiae NIP1 (YMR309C); ancestral locus Anc_5.9) has translation MSRFFSASYDSDSASSSSEEDLLSSSDEELLSSSVEEEESDDSYFNDSESESDIDSDDSDSKPYGPDWFKKSEFRKGGGNKFLKGANYSDSGESEDEGKKVVKSAKEKLLDDMQTVFSKIDTAEMTQDWITILTEFDNISRLLIRAQQQNYGTPNIYVKTLAQVEDIVGKTSQSDIKNKAVSKAYNTTKQRVKKAAKENEALLTKFREDPEAFDGEATVEIGTSNSDEISQYGKKSINLSSVASGSSEAAFFSALRIVIDSRGKKNVDQAGLVKTVEELLETAKSSYETIMAYLTLIPIRFDVSGSMSYQPIEQWKLCYNDTMKFLTLLEEKVDTYVVSELAQRNEFLEEEPEADENGVKKIVGSVFAFVERLDDEFNKSLLNTDPHSSDYLARLRQEQDIYNLILRTQLYLEATTSEEDQEKVLARPFVKRLDHIYYKSTSLIKIMENNAWKSFVPPNPSKITPFTGEVNDEYAINLVGKLSESLRKNKNGGIRKRAILYHVYFSALNIDFNTAKTMLISSKVQAYINNSDPSLQILFNRVVVQLGLAAFKLCLIEDCHQVLNELLASSHLREILGQQTLQRVTANSTSSSADEREQLCLPYHQHINLDLIDLVFMTCSLLIEVPQMTAFYSGIKVKRIPYSQKSIRRALEHYDKSSFQGPPETLRDFVLHAAKSMQKGDWKKSIDYLSSIPTWSLLPNAENVLTNLGERVQIESLKTFFFIYKRFYSKISVDKFSKLFNLSNEKVIQILESAISEYDINTKLDDSKDFFIVEKGDEITKLEEVALKLNKEVKIAKERSNPSTARR, from the coding sequence ATGtctcgttttttttctgcCTCCTATGATTCTGATAGTGCAAGCTCGTCGTCCGAAGAGGACTTACTGTCGTCTTCCGATGAAGAATTATTAAGCTCTTCTGTTGAGGAAGAGGAGTCTGACGATTCCTACTTCAATGATTCGGAATCTGAATCTGACATAGATTCCGACGACTCTGATTCGAAGCCATATGGTCCTGATTGGTTTAAGAAATCTGAGTTTAGAAAAGGTGGAGGTaacaaattcttgaagGGTGCTAACTACTCTGATTCTGGTGAATCAGAGGATGAAGGAAAGAAAGTTGTCAAGTCTGCGAAGGAAAAATTACTAGATGATATGCAAACTGTTTTCTCCAAGATTGACACCGCCGAAATGACACAGGATTGGATTACCATCTTGACTGAATTTGATAACATATCTCGTCTTTTGATCAGAGCTCAACAACAAAACTATGGTACGCCAAATATATACGTGAAGACTCTTGCACAAGTGGAAGATATTGTCGGCAAAACTTCCCAATctgatatcaaaaacaaagctGTATCCAAAGCTTATAACACCACTAAACAAAGAGTCAAAAAAGCTGCAAAGGAAAACGAGGCTCTATTGACAAAATTCAGAGAAGACCCAGAAGCTTTTGATGGGGAGGCAACTGTTGAAATCGGGACATCCAATAGCGATGAAATCTCACAATACggcaaaaaatcaattaaTTTATCATCCGTTGCCAGTGGCTCATCGGAAGCAGccttcttttcagctttgCGTATTGTCATTGATTCAAGAGGTAAAAAGAATGTCGATCAAGCTGGCTTAGTCAAAACTGTTGAAGAGCTTTTAGAAACTGCGAAATCTTCATACGAGACTATTATGGCATATTTGACTTTGATTCCAATCAGGTTCGACGTCTCTGGTAGCATGTCATATCAACCAATAGAACAGTGGAAATTATGTTACAACGATACcatgaaatttttgactctcttggaagaaaaagttgataCTTATGTTGTTAGTGAGCTAGCTCAACGCAATGAGTTCTTAGAAGAGGAGCCTGAAGCTGATGAGAATGGTGTTAAGAAAATAGTAGGCTCTGTTTTTGCTTTTGTCGAAAGATTGGACGATGAGTTCAATAAATCCTTGCTAAACACTGACCCTCATTCCAGTGATTATCTAGCTCGCCTAAGACAGGAACAAGATATCTACAATTTGATTCTCAGGACTCAGTTGTACTTAGAGGCAACAACTTCCgaagaagatcaagaaaaagtaTTAGCTCGTCCTTTCGTGAAAAGACTAGATCACATTTACTATAAATCtacttctttgataaaaataatggaaAACAATGCGTGGAAGTCATTTGTACCACCTAATCCTTCCAAAATTACCCCTTTTACCGGAGAGGTAAATGACGAATATGCTATAAATTTGGTAGGAAAACTGTCCGAAAGCCTCCgtaaaaacaaaaatggcGGTATACGCAAGCGTGCCATTTTGTACCATGTTTACTTCAGTGCTTTGAATATAGATTTCAACACAGCCAAGACAATGTTGATAAGTTCCAAAGTTCAGGCATATATTAATAACTCCGACCCCTCTTTGCAAATCCTTTTTAACAGGGTTGTTGTTCAACTAGGTTTAGCAGCATTTAAACTCTGTCTAATTGAAGATTGTCATCAAGTTCTAAACGAACTATTAGCATCTTCTCATCTAAGAGAAATTTTAGGCCAACAAACGCTTCAAAGAGTGACTGCAAACTCAACGTCCTCTAGTGCCGACGAACGTGAACAATTGTGTCTACCATATCATCAACACATTAACCTTGACTTAATTGATTTAGTCTTTATGACGtgttctcttttgattGAAGTTCCGCAAATGACAGCTTTCTACTCCGGTATAAAGGTGAAGAGAATACCTTACTCTCAAAAGTCAATTCGTCGTGCTTTAGAGCACTATGACAAATCTAGTTTCCAAGGACCTCCTGAAACTCTAAGAGACTTCGTGCTTCACGCGGCCAAATCCATGCAAAAGGGAGACTGGAAAAAATCTATTGACTACCTCAGCTCCATTCCAACTTGGTCTCTGCTACCTAATGCTGAAAACGTGCTGACAAATCTTGGAGAAAGAGTTCAGATTGAGTCCCTAAAAAcattcttctttatttacaAACGATTCTATTCAAAGATTTCCGttgacaaattttcaaagcttttCAATCTCTCTAACGAAAAGgtcattcaaattttagaATCTGCAATTTCGGAATACGACATCAATACCAAGCTTGATGACTCGAaggattttttcattgtgGAGAAAGGTGATGAGATTACGAAATTAGAAGAAGTTGCACTGAAGTTGAACAAGGAAGTCAAAATCGCGAAGGAACGATCAAACCCCTCTACAGCTCGCCGTTAG
- the GLC8 gene encoding PP1-complex regulatory subunit GLC8 (similar to Saccharomyces cerevisiae GLC8 (YMR311C); ancestral locus Anc_5.6) has product MGGILKNPLPQEQNAVDAEESIADFRKQVYENTQLNAQLTSSKGGGGSISGMKNLPKDILSLKHQQEAEEQLQWNQRNLDENEITKKQYQDIHVDEPKTPYQGAVDPEGEYYKADDEVDLDDFSLGEAEYKMNDNKEADFAIQDPKPTPDSSKSQDELDAEEKHRRFQEMRKKHYNIKEALQEGSLSEDEET; this is encoded by the coding sequence ATGGGTGGTATATTGAAGAATCCTTTACCCCAGGAGCAAAATGCCGTTGATGCAGAGGAGTCTATTGCAGATTTTAGGAAACAAGTGTACGAAAATACTCAACTGAATGCGCAGTTGACCTCAAGTAaaggaggaggaggatCAATAAGTGGTATGAAAAATCTACCTAAGGACATATTATCACTGAAACACCAGCAGGAGGCAGAAGAACAACTACAATGGAATCAAAGGAACttggatgaaaatgagatcACGAAAAAACAATACCAAGATATACATGTGGATGAACCGAAGACTCCGTATCAAGGTGCCGTTGACCCGGAAGGAGAATATTATAAAGCCGATGATGAAGTGGACCTTGATGACTTTAGCCTTGGCGAGGCGGAGTATAAAATGAACGATAACAAAGAAGCGGATTTTGCAATTCAAGACCCCAAACCGACACCGGATTCGAGCAAGTCACAGGATGAACTCGacgccgaagaaaaacACAGGCGATTCCAggaaatgagaaaaaagcaTTATAACATTAAAGAAGCATTGCAAGAAGGAAGTCTGtcagaagatgaagagacATAA